One Scophthalmus maximus strain ysfricsl-2021 chromosome 1, ASM2237912v1, whole genome shotgun sequence genomic region harbors:
- the slc15a1b gene encoding solute carrier family 15 member 1b, with protein MAEEDEKRKTRPKSAVVCGYPISIFFIVVNEFCERFSYYGMRAVLVLYFKYFLRWDDDFATTIYHTFVALCYLTPILGAIVADSWLGKFKTIVYLSIVYTLGQIIMAVSAIHDITDTNKDGTPDNMTVHVALSMVGLMLIALGTGGIKPCVAAFGGDQFEDHQEKQRSTFFSIFYLSINAGSLLSTVITPILRAQECGIHTQQKCYPLAFGVPAALMVVALIVFIVGSGMYNKTAPQGNIMVKVCKCIGFAVKNRFRHRSSQYPKKEHWMDWAEDKYDKLLIAQVKMVLKVLFLYIPLPMFWALFDQQGSRWTLQATTMDGDFGVLIIQPDQMQTVNPILILILVPIVDSLIYPLISKCKLNFSPLRRMTVGMFLAAMAFVAAGLVQIQIDQTLPKFPSSTESQVKFINMVNRRLDVRAGTHQFTLEPFTANDDYLTFEQIVDLNLGSNVTYVKSLQDGSRNTMVIVQDGGEPRPLSFHDITAKPEQGANAIRFFNGFDSALNVTVGNQDYGETVPNNMSTYVDVPQGDAQFRIWNSAGQECVYSQKLGFGSSYTLIIPPTFTYDQNCSQSIRPVMNIGQNSFHMAWQIPQYFLITAGEVVFSVTGLEFSYSQAPSNMKSVLQAGWLLTVAVGNIIVLIVAEAATLSEQWAEYILFASLLVVVCFVFAFMAYFYTYIDPTKIEAEFAQKEPEEKGKTKSLEMVKKMDPVDRLDDDSSSSSSSDNEEKM; from the exons ATGGCAG AAGaagatgagaagaggaagaccAGGCCCAAAAGT GCTGTTGTGTGTGGCTACCCGATCAGCATCTTTTTCATCGTGGTCAATGAGTTCTGCGAGCGCTTCTCCTACTATGGCATGAGAG CCGTGCTTGTGTTGTACTTCAAGTACTTCCTGAGGTGGGACGACGACTTCGCCACCACCATCTACCACACCTTCGTGGCCCTCTGCTACCTGACCCCCATCCTGGGGGCCATCGTGGCCGACTCGTGGCTCGGAAAGTTCAA GACCATTGTTTACCTGTCCATCGTCTACACGCTGGGACAAATCATCATGGCTGTGAGCGCCATccatgacatcacagacaccaACAAGGACGGCACGCCCGACAACATGACCGTACACGT AGCTCTGTCCATGGTGGGGTTGATGCTCATCGCCCTGGGAACCGGAGGCATCAAACCCTGCGTGGCTGCTTTTGGTGGAGACCAGTTTGAAGACCATCAG GAGAAGCAGAGAAGCaccttcttctccatcttctacCTGTCCATCAACGCCGGCAGTCTGCTGTCCACCGTCATCACACCCATCCTCAGAG CTCAGGAGTGTGGCATCCACACCCAGCAGAAGTGCTACCCACTGGCCTTCGGTGTCCCTGCCGCTCTCATGGTGGTGGCTCTGA ttgtgTTCATTGTTGGGAGTGGTATGTACAACAAGACGGCCCCTCAAGGCAACATCATGGTGAAAGTCTGCAAATGCATTGGG TTCGCCGTGAAGAACCGCTTCAGGCACCGCTCGTCTCAGTACCCGAAGAAAGAACACTGGATGGACTGGGCTGAGGACAAGTACGAC AAACTGCTGATTGCTCAGGTGAAGATGGTGCTGAAGGTTTTGTTCCTCTACATCCCGCTGCCCATGTTCTGGGCTCTGTTTGACCAGCAG GGCTCGAGATGGACTCTGCAGGCGACCACCATGGACGGAGACTTC GGAGTCCTCATTATCCAGCCCGATCAGATGCAG ACCGTCAACCccatcctgatcctgatcctggtgCCGATCGTGGACAGTCTGATCTACCCGCTGATTTCCAAATGCAAGCTAAACTTCAg TCCGTTGAGGAGGATGACTGTCGGGATGTTCCTCGCTGCTATGGCGTTTGTGGCCGCCGGTCTGGTCCAGATCCAGATTGAT CAAACCCTGCCCAAGTTCCCCTCGAGCACCGAGAGCCAAGTCAAGTTCATCAACATGGTGAACAGACGGCTGGACGTCAGGGCGGGAACCCACCAGTTCACCTTGGAGCCTTTCACG gcCAATGACGATTACCTGACCTTCGAGCAAATAGTGGATTTGAATCTGGGGTCTAACGTCACTTATGTGAAGAGTTTACAGGACGGCTCCCGAAATACTATGGTCATCGTTCAGGACGGGGGCGAACCACGACCTTTATCC TTCCACGACATCACAGCGAAGCCGGAGCAGGGCGCCAATGCTATCAG GTTTTTCAACGGCTTTGACTCAGCTCTGAACGTAACCGTGGGAAACCAGGACTACGGGGAAACTGTCCCCAACAACATGTCGACATATGTGGATGTACCGCAGGGAGA TGCTCAGTTCCGGATCTGGAACTCCGCCGGACAagagtgtgtgtacagtcaGAAACTGGGCTTCGGCAGCTCGTACACCTTGATCATCCCGCCGACATTCACCTAcgaccaaaat TGCTCGCAGAGCATCCGACCGGTGATGAACATCGGGCAGAACTCCTTCCACATGGCCTGGCAGATTCCTCAGTACTTCCTCATCACGGCAGGAGAGGTGGTCTTCTCCGTCACCGGCCTGGAGTTCTCCTACTCACAG GCGCCCAGCAACATGAAGTCAGTGCTGCAGGCCGGTTGGCTGTTGACTGTCGCCGTGGGCAACATCATCGTGCTCATCGTCGCAGAGGCTGCGACGCTCTCTGAACAG TGGGCCGAGTACATCCTCTTCGCCTCCCTGCTGGTGGTCGTGTGCTTCGTCTTCGCCTTCATGGCCTACTTCTACACCTACATCGACCCCACCAAGATCGAGGCGGAGTTCGCCCAGAAGGAACCCGAGGAGAAGGGAAAGACGAAGAGTCTGGAGATGGTGAAGAAGATGGACCCGGTCGATCGCCTGGACGAcgacagcagctccagctccagctccgacAACGAGGAAAAGATGTAA
- the stk24b gene encoding serine/threonine-protein kinase 24: MAHSPVQGHLPGMQNAKADPEELFTKLERIGKGSFGEVFKGIDNRTQKVVAIKTIDLEEAEDEIEDIQQEITVLSQCDSPFVTKYYGSYLKDTKLWIIMEYLGGGSALDLMEPGALDETQIATILREILKGLEYLHSEKKIHRDIKAANVLLSEQGEVKLADFGVAGQLTDTQIKRNTFVGTPFWMAPEVIKQSAYDSKADIWSLGITAIELAKGEPPHSELHPMKVLFLIPKNNPPTLEGNYSKPLKEFIEACLNKEPSFRPTAKELLKHKLIVRHAKKTSYLTELVDKYKRWKAEQSRTTESSSDESDSEQDGQASGGNDFGSDDWIFTIREKDPKKLQNGEGQSADQTKDIPKRPYSQSLATVISPALAELKARQEQVNGNPMVLDELREAILLAEEAYPGISDSLVAHMVHRLQSFSTSRTSSSSSSP; this comes from the exons ATGGCCCACTCCCCCGTTCAGGGACACCTGCCGGGGATGCAG AATGCCAAGGCCGACCCCGAGGAGCTGTTCACCAAGCTGGAGCGCATCGGCAAGGGCTCGTTCGGCGAGGTGTTCAAAGGCATCGACAATCGCACCCAGAAGGTGGTGGCCATCAAGACCATCGacctggaggaggcggaggacgagATCGAGGACATCCAGCAGGAGATCACCGTGTTGAGCCAGTGCGACAGTCCTTTCGTCACCAAGTACTACGGCTCGTACCTGAAG GACACAAAGTTATGGATTATCATGGAGTATTTAGGCGGAGGCTCGGCGTTAGACCTG ATGGAGCCCGGAGCGCTGGACGAAACCCAGATCGCCACCATCCTGCGGGAGATCCTGAAGGGCCTAGAGTATCTGCACTCGGAGAAGAAGATCCACCGGGATATCAAAG cCGCCAACGTGCTGCTGTCCGAGCAGGGCGAGGTGAAGCTGGCGGACTTCGGCGTGGCCGGCCAGCTCACCGACACACAGATCAAACGCAACACCTTCGTCGGCACGCCCTTCTGGATGGCGCCCGAGGTCATCAAACAGTCGGCCTACGATTCGAAG GCGGATATCTGGTCCCTGGGCATCACGGCCATTGAGCTGGCGAAAGGCGAGCCGCCGCACTCGGAGCTCCATCCCATGAAGGTTTTATTCCTCATCCCAAAGAACAATCCGCCAACGCTGGAGGGAAACTACAGCAAACCGCTCAAGGAGTTCATCGAGGCCTGTCTCAACAAAGAGCCCAGTTTT AGGCCGACCGCCAAAGAGCTGCTGAAGCACAAGCTGATCGTCCGCCACGCCAAGAAGACGTCGTACCTGACGGAGCTGGTGGACAAGTACAAGAGGTGGAAGGCCGAGCAGTCTCGAACCACCGAGTCCAGTTCTGACGAGTCTGACTC agagcaggatGGGCAGGCGTCGGGAGGCAACGACTTCGGCAGCGACGACTGGATCTTCACCATCCGGGAGAAGGATCCCAAGAAGCTCCAGAACGGGGAGGGACAGTCTGCGGACCAG ACGAAAGACATTCCAAAGAGGCCTTATTCACAGAGCCTGGCCACCGTCATCTCTCCTGCGTTAGCCGAG ctGAAGGCGAGACAGGAGCAGGTGAACGGGAACCCCATGGTCCTGGACGAGCTGAGGGAGGCCATCCTGCTGGCGGAGGAGGCCTACCCTGGCATCTCCGACTCCCTGGTGGCCCACATGGTCCACCGGCTCCAGAG TTTCTCCACAAGCAGgacgtcgtcgtcctcctcctccccatag